GGTCGCGTTGATCGACCCGACCCGGTTGTGCACGAAGAACACCTGGCCCTCGCGCAGCAGCTCGCGCCGGATCGCCGCGGCGACCTGCTTGTCGGAGTACGGCCCCACGAACGTGAGGATCGGGTGCCGGTCCTCCGGCGGGGTCGCGAGCGTCGACATCTCGCGGATGCCGGTGACCGCCATCTCGAGCGTGCGCGGGATGGGCGTGGCGCTCATGGCCAGGATGTCGACGTTGGTCTTGAGCTTCTTCAGCGCGTCCTTGTGCTCGACGCCGAACCGCTGCTCCTCGTCGATGATGACGAGCCCCAGGTCTTTGAACGTGACGCCGTCGGCGAGGATGCGATGCGTGCCGATCACGATGTCGACCGTGCCGTCCGCCATGCCGCGCAGCGTCTCCCGCGCCTCCTTGTCGGTCTGGAACCGGCTGAGCTGCCGCAGATGTACCGGGAACCCGGCGAACCGCTCCGCGAACGTCTCGGCATGCTGTTTGACCAGGAGGGTCGTCGGCACGAGCATGGCGACCTGCTTGCCGTCCTGCACGGCCTTGAACGCGGCGCGGATGGCGATCTCGGTCTTGCCGAAGCCGACGTCGCCCGAGATGAGCCGGTCCATCGGGATGGGCCGCTCCATGTCGGCCTTCACCTCGTCGATCGTCTGCAGCTGGTCGGGCGTCTCGGCGAACGGGAACGCCTCCTCCAGCTCGCGCTGCCACGGGGTGTCCGGACCGAAGGCGTAGCCCTTGCTCGCCATGCGGGCCGAGTACAGCTTCACCAGCTCCACCGCGATGTCTCGCACGGCCTTGCGCGCGCGACCCTTCGCGGCGGCCCAGTCGCTGCCGCCCATCTTGGACAGCTGCGGCGCCTCCCCGCCGACGTAGCGGGTGAGGAGGTCGAGCTGGTCGGTCGGCACGTACAGCTTGTCGCCGGGGTAGCCGCGCTTGGAGGGCGCGTACTCGAGCACGAGGTACTCGCGCTTCGACTTGACCGCGTTGCGGCCTCCGCTCGACACCTCGCGCTGGGTCAGCTCCACGAACTTGCCGATGCCGTGCGTCTCGTGCACCACGTAGTCGCCGGGCTTGAGCTGGAGGGGGTCCACCACGTTCTTGCGCCGGGTCGCCAGCTTCTTGACCTGACGGGAGTCGTAGCCGACGGTGCGGCCGTAGAACTCGGCCTCGCTGATCAGGGCGAGCTTCGTCTCCGGCACCTCGAAGCCGTGCTCCACGGTCGCCTTGAGCAGGTAGGCGATACCGGCCTCGGGCTCGGCCGGGAACTCCTCCACGTGCCGGGCCGGAAGCTCGGCCTCGGCCAGCACCTGCGCCGCGCGCTCGACCAGTCCTGCGCCCTCGGCGACGATCGCGACGTGCCAGCCGTCGCGCAGCCGGGCGGTCAGGTGCTCCAGGGCGCCGTTGACGTTGCCCTGGAAGCTCGGCACGGCGTCGGCGTCGATGCGGACCTGGAGGTGCTCCTCCAGCTCGCGCTCCTCCGGCAACACGTCGTTGGCCTGGAAGCCGCTCATGGTCCACCACGGGTGGTCACCGGCCGGAGCGCCCGGGCGGCTGTACTTCACCGAATCGTGCAGCTGCTGCAGGGTGAGGAAGTCGCCGGCGGCGAGGTCGATGGGGGCCGCGGCGCCCACGGTGGCGGCGCTCCAGGCGGCCGTGAGGAACTCGCGGTTCGTCTCGGCGAGGCTCACCGCGCGCGAGGCGACGCGCTCGGGCGAGAACACGGCGACGGCGGCGCCGTCGGGGAGGTAGTGGGTGAGCGGCACGAGCCGGTCGACGAGCGCAGGAGCCAGCGACTCCATCCCCTCGACCGGGATGCCCTCGCCGATCTTGGCGAGCATCGACGACAGGCTCGGGAACTCGTGCTCCATCTCGCGCGCCCGCTGCCGCACCGAGTCGCTGAGCAGCAGCTCGCGGCTCGGCGGCAGGGTCACCGCCGGGATGGGCTCGGGCAGCGACCGCTGGTCGGCCACCGAGAAGGCGCGGATCTGCTCCACCTCGTCGCCGAAGAAGTCGACGCGGTACGGGTGGTCGGCGGTCGGCGGGAACACGTCGAGGATGCCGCCGCGCACCGCGAACTCGCCGCGGCGCGTGACCATGTCGACGCGCGCGTAGGCGAGGTCGACCAGCTGGGAGGCGAGCCCGCCGAGGTCGAAGCCGCGGCCTCCGGCGGCCAGCTCGATCGCCGGGTAGTCGGTGAGGTTGTCGGCGAGCGGCTGCAGCGCGGCGCGCACCGAGGCGACGAGCACGAACGGGGCCCGGCGCTCCCCCTGCGCCCAGTCGGAAAGGCGGCGCAGGGCGGTCAGGCGCTTGCCGACGATCTCGGCGCTCGGGCTGAGCCGCTCGTGCGGCAGCGTCTCCCACGCGGGGAACTCGACGATCTCGGCGTCGGGCAGCACGCACGGCAGCGCCGCGCGCACCGACTCCGACTCGCGTCCGGTGGCGGTGATGACGAGGACGGCCTGGGCCTTCCCGGCGTCGCCGCGCCGGCGCAGCAGCCCCGCGAGCAGTGGCGCGCGGAGTCCGTCGGTCAGCGAGAAGTCGGCGTCGCGGCCGGAGAAGGCCAGGGCGTCACCGAACGAGGAGGCGCGCGAGAGCGCCGCGATCAAGCCCTGCAGAATCACTCAGCCCACTCTACGCGGCTCCGCCGACATCCCGTGCGGGCGCGGGTGCTCGCGTCTGTCAGATCCACCCGTCGAGGGCCCGCATGAAGCCGTCGTGATCGTCGCGGTTGACGACGTGCCCGCTGCCTGCGACCACGCGCACCTCGAAGCCGTCGTCGCGCAGCCGGTCGGCGAGCTGCGGGCCGACCAGGCGCGAGCGGTCCGCGAGCACGACCAGCGACGGCACGGCCATGGTATCCGGCGCCCGCAGCGCACCCGGGGCGACCAGCGACGGCAGCACCGCGCGGTCGAAGACGCGGAAGGACTCGACCTCGATGGCAACGTCGGCCGGGTCCCACTTGGGGTTCACCTTCGCGATGCGGGCGGCGGACCGCCGCGCGAGCTGACGCAGGAAGGCGGGCGCGAGCATCCGCTGGAACCAGCCGGAGGCGGGCGACGAGAAGGCGGGGTCGACGTAGACCGCGCGCCGCGGGTCGAGGCGCTCGACGGCGAGGCTCACGGTCAGTCCGCCGAGCGAGTGGCCGACCACCAGGTCCGGCCGGGTCGGCACGGTCTCGACGACGTCGGCCGCCATCAGTTCGGCGGTGTACTCGTCGGCATGGGCGCTGTGCCCGTGCCCGCGCAGGTCGACGGCGACCACGTGGTAGCCGCGGCGCGCCAGCTCGGGGCCGACGCGGCGCCAGGTGCGCGAGTCCGACATGACGCCGTGGACGAGGACGGCGTAACGGTCGCCGCTCCCCCATTCGCGCGTGTGGAGCCTCATGCCAGGAACGGTAACCCTCGCGCCTGCGGAGGGGCAGGGCTTCCGCTACGCTCTGGCTGTGCATCCGGCGAGAGTCGCCGGTGAGGAGGCCAGCATGTCCGACGTCCCGCCGTTCCAGCCAGCGGTCCCGCCGACGCCTCCTGGCCAGCAGGGTCCGTACGGGCAGCCTCCGCAGCCGTACGGCCAGCAGCATCAGCCGTACGGGCAGCAGCAGCCGTACGGTCAGCAGCAGCCGTACTCTCAGCAGCAGTATGGCGCCCCGGCCGGCTGGGGACAGCCCGGTGAGCGGGAGGCGCGGCCGCGCACCCTCGGGCTCATCGCCATGCTCATCGCGCTCGCCGTGATCGTGCTCTCGGTGATCGCCTCGATCATCGTCGGCACCACGTTCGGGCAGTACGCAACGACCGGCGACGCGAGCTTCTCCTTCGACACGCGCGACCTCACGCCCGACCAGGCGGATGCCGTCGCCCCCGCCGGCATCGTGATCGGTGCGCAGATCCTGTTCGGCACGATCGCCGGCATCCTCGCCATCGTGCTCGGCATCATCGCGGTCGCCACGCGGCGCGGGCGTGCGTTCGGCGTCGTCGCGATCGTCGTGGCCGCGCTCGCCCCGCT
The sequence above is a segment of the Leifsonia williamsii genome. Coding sequences within it:
- the mfd gene encoding transcription-repair coupling factor; the encoded protein is MILQGLIAALSRASSFGDALAFSGRDADFSLTDGLRAPLLAGLLRRRGDAGKAQAVLVITATGRESESVRAALPCVLPDAEIVEFPAWETLPHERLSPSAEIVGKRLTALRRLSDWAQGERRAPFVLVASVRAALQPLADNLTDYPAIELAAGGRGFDLGGLASQLVDLAYARVDMVTRRGEFAVRGGILDVFPPTADHPYRVDFFGDEVEQIRAFSVADQRSLPEPIPAVTLPPSRELLLSDSVRQRAREMEHEFPSLSSMLAKIGEGIPVEGMESLAPALVDRLVPLTHYLPDGAAVAVFSPERVASRAVSLAETNREFLTAAWSAATVGAAAPIDLAAGDFLTLQQLHDSVKYSRPGAPAGDHPWWTMSGFQANDVLPEERELEEHLQVRIDADAVPSFQGNVNGALEHLTARLRDGWHVAIVAEGAGLVERAAQVLAEAELPARHVEEFPAEPEAGIAYLLKATVEHGFEVPETKLALISEAEFYGRTVGYDSRQVKKLATRRKNVVDPLQLKPGDYVVHETHGIGKFVELTQREVSSGGRNAVKSKREYLVLEYAPSKRGYPGDKLYVPTDQLDLLTRYVGGEAPQLSKMGGSDWAAAKGRARKAVRDIAVELVKLYSARMASKGYAFGPDTPWQRELEEAFPFAETPDQLQTIDEVKADMERPIPMDRLISGDVGFGKTEIAIRAAFKAVQDGKQVAMLVPTTLLVKQHAETFAERFAGFPVHLRQLSRFQTDKEARETLRGMADGTVDIVIGTHRILADGVTFKDLGLVIIDEEQRFGVEHKDALKKLKTNVDILAMSATPIPRTLEMAVTGIREMSTLATPPEDRHPILTFVGPYSDKQVAAAIRRELLREGQVFFVHNRVGSINATAAKLAELVPEARIGVAHGKMNEHSLEQVVVDFWERRFDVLVSTTIIETGLDISNANTIIIDRADKYGLSQLHQLRGRVGRGRERAYAYFLWDENKPLSETAHDRLSTIAANNDLGSGMQVALKDLEIRGAGNLLGGEQSGHIAGVGFDLYLRMIGEAVSTFRGEVAEGQTELRLELPVDAHIPEEYVDSERLRLEAYQKLSTASSPTSKDGQIDLVLEELTDRYGQPPAPVLNLIAVSRLRRAAQKAGLGEVVAMGSNLRLAPAILPDSVQVRLQRMYPGSKYHAAPKVAMVPLPRVDGEALPDAELIDWVATLLGALFPQPAPEPVG
- a CDS encoding alpha/beta fold hydrolase; this translates as MRLHTREWGSGDRYAVLVHGVMSDSRTWRRVGPELARRGYHVVAVDLRGHGHSAHADEYTAELMAADVVETVPTRPDLVVGHSLGGLTVSLAVERLDPRRAVYVDPAFSSPASGWFQRMLAPAFLRQLARRSAARIAKVNPKWDPADVAIEVESFRVFDRAVLPSLVAPGALRAPDTMAVPSLVVLADRSRLVGPQLADRLRDDGFEVRVVAGSGHVVNRDDHDGFMRALDGWI